The Amycolatopsis sp. QT-25 genomic sequence AGCCGGCCGAGTTGGAGGTCCTCGCCGACGACGAACGCCGGCGCCTGCTGCACGACTGGTCCGACCCGGATGGCGAGCGACTGTCCACGTTGGACCCGACCGGCGAATACCCGTTGTGCGTACCCGAGTTGGTCGAGCGACAGGCGGCACGCCGTCCCGACGCCGTGGCCGTGGTCTGCGGTGGTCAGCGGCTGAGCTATGCCGAGCTGAACGCGCGCGCCAACCGGCTCGCGCGGGTGCTGCGGTCACGCGGGGCCGGACCGGAGACCGTCGTCGGGGTCTGCCTGGAGCGTTCGCTCGACGCGGTGGTGGTCCTGCTGGGCGTGCTCAAATCGGGCGGTGTGTACGCCCCGTTCGACCCGAGGCACCCCGCGGAACGGCTGGGCTTCATGCTCGCCGACGCCGGCGTACGGCTCGTGGTGACCACCCGCGAGTTCTCCGGGCGTTTCGGCGACCACGAGGAACTGGTCGTAGACGGCGTCGAGTGGTCCGACGGTGACGCCACGAACCTGGACGTCCGGCCGGATCCGCGCACGCTGGCCTACCTCATCTACACCTCCGGCTCGACCGGGCGCCCCAAGGGCGTCATGACCGAGCACCGGTCCTACGCCCACCACTGCCGCGTGATCGCGGACGCCTACACCATCGGCTCCGACGACCGGGTGGTCCTGTTGTCCGCGCTCACCTTCGACGTGTCCATGGACCAGATCGGCGCGACCCTGCTCGCCGGCGCGACGATCGTGGTGAGCGACCCGCTGTTCTGGACCCCGGCCGAACTGCCCGCCAGGCTGGCCGAGCACGGGGTGACGATCATCGACACGACGCCCGCCTACTACCGCGAGGCGATGCGTTACGGCCCGGATCTGCTGGCAGGACTGCGCTTGATGAACGTCGGCGCCGACGTGGTCACGGTGGACGACGCGCGGATGTGGGCGGAATCCGGCCTGCCGGGACGGTTCCTGTGCAGCTACGGGCCGACGGAGGCGACCATCTGCTCGGTACTGCACCCGGTGACCGGCGGCCTCGACGGCCTGCCCTCGGGCGCCGCGATGCCACTCGGCCGGCCGGTCGCGGGCACCCGCGCCTACGTCGTGGACGCCGAACTCCGCCTGGTTCCCACCGGGGTACCCGGCGAGCTGTGCCTCGGCGGGGTCCGGCTGGCCCGCGGCTACCACAACGACACCGCCCGCACCGCCGAACGGTTCGTCCCGGATCCGTTCGGCCCGCCGGGAGCGCGGCTCTACCGCACGGGTGACCTGGTGCGGCACCGTCCGGACGGGACGATCGAGTTCCTCGGGCGCATCGACCAGCAGGTCAAGATCCGCGGCCTCCGCCTCGAACTCGGAGAGGTCGAGGCGGCCCTGCTGCGGCACCCGGACGTGGACGCGGCCGTGGTGGTCACCACGGCGGACCCGGCGGGCGAGCCGCTGCTGGCCGCCTACGTGGTCGGCGAGCCCGGCGCGGAGGCGTTGCGCGAACATCTGCGCACCCTCCTGCCGGAGTACATGGTCCCGACACGCTGGGCGAAACTCCCCGCCCTGCCGCTGACGGCGAGCGGGAAGGTCGACCGGAAGGCCTTGCCCGCGGCGGAGCCGACCGCGTCCGGTACCGGCCCGGCCGAGGCGCCCCGAAACCCTGCCGAGCAGCTCATCACCGAGATCTGGTGCGAGGTGCTCGGTGTGGACCGCGTCGGGGTGACGGACGACTTCTTCGCGCTGGGCGGGCATTCGCTGCTGGCCACCCGCGTCCTCGCCCGGCTGCGGAGCGCGTTCGCCGTGGAGCTCCCGCTGCGTCGCCTGTTCGAAGCCACCACGGTCGCCGAGCTGGCCAGGGCGGTGACCCAGGCTCTCGAAGACGAGATCGCCGGGCTCTCCGACGCCGAGGTGGCGCAACTGCTGGCAGGCGAGCCGACATGAGTTTCGTCGACGACCTGTTCGCCCATCCCGCCGGGGCACCCGCGATCCGCACCCCGGACGGTCACCTGAGCTACGGGGAGCTGACCGACCGGATCCAGCGGCTCGCCCGGATCCTGGCAGGCCACGGGCTGGGACCCGAACGGGTGTGCGCCATCGCCGTCGGCCCCGGCGTGGACGCCGTGATCGCGATGGCCGCCGTGGCGCGGGCGGGCGGCGCGTTCCTCGCCCTCGACGCCGATCTCCCGCACGCACGGCTCGAAGCCATGTGCCGCACCGGCGGCGCGTGGATGCTGGTGACGACGACGGTGCTCGCCGGACGGCTCTCACTGCCCACGACCGGCCCGGTCGTGCTGATCGACCGGCTCCCATCACCGGCCGCGGCGACGCGCTCGCCCGAGGTCACGCCGCGCACGCTCGCCTACGTCAGCCACACGTCCGGGTCGACCGGTGCGCCGAACGCCGTGCTGATCGAACACGGCGGCCTGCGGTCCTATCTGCGCGCGATCGGTACGGACAACGGGCTGGGGCCGGGAACGGTCACCTTGCAGGTGGCCCCGGTCGGTTACGACGCGTCGATCCGCGACGTGTTCGCGCCGCTCGTCGCCGGGGGCTGCGTGGTGCTGGTCCCCCGCGCCAGGCTGCTGCGGCCTGCCGAGTTCGCCGATACCGTGCGCGCTTTCGGCATCACCACGCTGCTCAGCGTGACCCCGACCTTCCTCGGCTTCCTGACCGGACACGAGGCCGCCGCGGCGGCGTTGCGGACGGTCGGGCTGATCGTCTCGAGCGGGGAGTCGCTGGTGCCGTTCCTGGCCTCCGGCGGCAGGCGGCTGCTGCCGGGCGGGCTGGTCAACCAGTACGGCCCGACCGAGTGCACGATGACCTCGACCCGGTACCCCGTCCCGCGCGACCCGGTGACGACGGCCGACGTGATCGGCACGCCGATCGACGGCGTGTCGGTGTGGCTGCTCGGTCCGGATCACCGGCCGGTACCCGACGGCGCCACCGGCGAACTCCACATCGGTGGTGTCGGTGTCGCACGCGGCTACGGCGGACGTCCCGCCCTGACCGCCGAACGGTTCGTCCCGGATCCGTTCGGCCCGCCGGGAGCGCGGCTGTACCGCACGGGGGACCTGGCCCGGCGACGCTCCGACGGCACCCTGGTGTACCTGGGCCGGATGGACCGCCAGCTCAAGATCCGCGGCCACCGGGTGGATCCCGCCGAGATCGAAGGCGCACTGCTGACCCATCCGGCCGTGACCGGCGCGGTCTTGACGGCGGACAAGGACGAACGAGGCCGGATCTCCCTCAGCGCACACGTCGTAGGCGAACTGGCCGACGTCCCGGACACCGCGCTGCGCGCCCACCTGGCCGAAACCCTGCCGCCGCACATGATGCCGCGCCGCTTCGTCCGCATCGCCCGCGTACCCACCACCCACAGCGGCAAGATCGACCGAGCCGTACTGACCCGGACCGACGAGAACGGATCACCATGACCACCACCCGCGGCCTGCCCGAGCTGATCGTGTCGCTGTACCGCGATTCCCTTGGCGACGACACCTTGGACGCCGACAGCGACTTCTTCGAGTCCAACGGGGACTCACTGGCCGCTTTCCAGATCACCGCGGGCCTGCAGGACGCCCTCGGGATCGAGGTCTCGGTCGCCCTCGTCTTCGCTTATCCGTCCCCGGCGGACCTGGCGGCCGTCCTCGCTTCGGACCGGCAAGAGCTTTCCTGAGTACGTGGCGGATCGTTCGGCCCGGAGCCGATCGACCTGCCACTCACGGCACTTCCTTTCGCGCCGTCGCGAGGAGGACCGGGTCACGTTGGTCATGAATGGCGATTCGGGCTGAAGCCAATCAGGTCTCAGGTACCTACCGTCGGGCGGCACGCGTGCTCCGACGGACGACACCGGTGATTGGATGGACGACACGCGTGTCCAGCCGGACGACTCGCGGCAGGACCGGTCGCTTCGCGTGTCGCCCATCCAGTCACGCGCGTCGTCCGTCGGAGCACAGGTGTCGTCCACTCAGTCACGCGAAACCGACTCGGCTGGGTGGCGACTGGCGTTTCGGGTTCTATCGAGGGGTACGGAAAACTTGACTTCATGAAGTCGGAAGCAGGCGCGAAATCACTGAAGGGAGCTGATG encodes the following:
- a CDS encoding amino acid adenylation domain-containing protein, coding for MSFVDDLFAHPAGAPAIRTPDGHLSYGELTDRIQRLARILAGHGLGPERVCAIAVGPGVDAVIAMAAVARAGGAFLALDADLPHARLEAMCRTGGAWMLVTTTVLAGRLSLPTTGPVVLIDRLPSPAAATRSPEVTPRTLAYVSHTSGSTGAPNAVLIEHGGLRSYLRAIGTDNGLGPGTVTLQVAPVGYDASIRDVFAPLVAGGCVVLVPRARLLRPAEFADTVRAFGITTLLSVTPTFLGFLTGHEAAAAALRTVGLIVSSGESLVPFLASGGRRLLPGGLVNQYGPTECTMTSTRYPVPRDPVTTADVIGTPIDGVSVWLLGPDHRPVPDGATGELHIGGVGVARGYGGRPALTAERFVPDPFGPPGARLYRTGDLARRRSDGTLVYLGRMDRQLKIRGHRVDPAEIEGALLTHPAVTGAVLTADKDERGRISLSAHVVGELADVPDTALRAHLAETLPPHMMPRRFVRIARVPTTHSGKIDRAVLTRTDENGSP
- a CDS encoding phosphopantetheine-binding protein; its protein translation is MTTTRGLPELIVSLYRDSLGDDTLDADSDFFESNGDSLAAFQITAGLQDALGIEVSVALVFAYPSPADLAAVLASDRQELS